Proteins found in one Amphiura filiformis chromosome 14, Afil_fr2py, whole genome shotgun sequence genomic segment:
- the LOC140169579 gene encoding uncharacterized protein, whose amino-acid sequence MQAGKSATKQPRSYVFHVGDQIVRLIDTPGVGNSEGIEQDKKNFDNILSYLTHYDEIHAVCILLKPNNFRLSAMFRFCIQELLAHLHSSAKDNIVFCFTNARATFYQPGDTLHALNRLLHDRNVGIKATEHNYFCFDNEAFRFLACLKNGVVFNQGDSRPYGESWKRSVEETLRLFTHIGTLTPHKVTDTLNVNEVRRIILAMSTPLAELAVVIQHNVQSDIDAKMQIEKYDKDIEFLKQGGLESHFQAQINERKSDKERKEALIKAIDRKIRELMEEQKYIIKASAKFGSYLKANAIIPYNDAVADYLDMSIEQERNKAKAIRNDPLLVQMQSMKREYEQQRAILDEAIVEKTGENIRTPEDVKKLQEELFRLKHMGETLKYRFDIISISRSAHNVTFKERIVPVRQSYLVQGKAYSVFV is encoded by the coding sequence ATGCAAGCTGGAAAGTCTGCCACCAAACAGCCCCGTTCCTATGTCTTCCATGTAGGTGATCAGATAGTTCGCTTGATTGATACGCCAGGAGTAGGGAACAGTGAAGGCATAGAACAAGACAAGAAAAACTTTGACAACATACTGTCATACCTGACTCACTACGACGAGATACATGCAGTGTGCATACTTCtcaagccgaataatttccgtcTTTCAGCAATGTTCCGCTTTTGTATCCAAGAGCTCTTGGCCCATCTACATTCCTCAGCCAAAGACAACATTGTCTTCTGCTTTACAAACGCTCGAGCAACATTCTACCAGCCTGGAGACACCTTGCATGCCCTCAATAGATTGCTCCACGATAGAAACGTCGGCATAAAAGCTACCGAACATAACTACTTCTGCTTTGACAACGAGGCATTTCGCTTTTTGGCTTGTTTGAAAAATGGCGTGGTATTCAACCAAGGAGACAGCAGGCCTTACGGTGAAAGCTGGAAGAGGTCAGTTGAAGAAACACTACGCCTCTTCACTCACATCGGAACCTTGACCCCGCACAAAGTAACGGATACTTTGAATGTGAATGAGGTTCGACGAATCATCTTAGCTATGAGCACACCATTAGCAGAATTAGCCGTGGTAATACAACATAATGTTCAAAGCGATATCGATGCAAAGATGCAGATTGAAAAGTATGACAAAGATATCGAGTTCTTAAAACAAGGAGGTCTTGAAAGTCACTTTCAAGCACAAATCAATGAAAGGAAAAGCgacaaagaaagaaaagaggCTTTGATAAAAGCGATTGATAGAAAAATTAGGGAATTGATGGAAGAACAAAAATACATCATAAAAGCCAGCGCCAAGTTTGGCTCATACCTCAAAGCAAATGCCATTATACCCTACAATGACGCAGTAGCCGACTACCTAGATATGTCCATTGAACAGGAGAGAAACAAGGCAAAAGCAATCAGAAACGACCCACTACTGGTACAAATGCAAAGTATGAAGCGTGAGTACGAACAACAAAGAGCGATCTTGGATGAGGCAATTGTTGAAAAAACCGGTGAAAACATACGCACTCCAGAGGATGTTAAGAAGCTTCAGGAAGAGCTATTTCGTCTTAAACATATGGGAGAAACCTTAAAGTATCGGTTTGACATAATATCTATTTCACGGTCGGCCCACAACGTAACGTTCAAAGAGCGGATTGTCCCCGTTCGACAGAGCTACCTGGTCCAAGGAAAGGCATATTCGGTCTTTGTTTAA